In SAR86 cluster bacterium, a single genomic region encodes these proteins:
- the yihA gene encoding ribosome biogenesis GTP-binding protein YihA/YsxC gives MEKNIFVNINFLLSALEVASLPKDTGSEVALCGRSNSGKSSVLNALANNKNLARTSKTPGRTQSLNVFSLEENHAIRVIDLPGYGFAKVSKQERKKWGFLINNYLSKRKSLKGLVIIMDIRHPLKESDLILINWCEQTNTPVQIVLNKSDKISKGQSSLVKTQILKALEDFKINTNVIVFSAKKKYGLNLLQDKLNDWLDNSK, from the coding sequence ATGGAAAAAAATATCTTTGTTAACATAAATTTTCTATTGAGCGCTCTAGAAGTTGCTTCTCTTCCAAAAGATACTGGAAGTGAAGTTGCTCTATGCGGAAGATCTAATTCAGGAAAATCTAGTGTTTTGAACGCGCTCGCTAATAATAAAAACTTAGCTAGGACTAGTAAGACACCCGGCAGGACACAGAGTTTAAATGTATTTAGTCTCGAAGAAAATCATGCAATTAGGGTCATAGACTTACCCGGTTATGGGTTTGCTAAAGTCTCAAAACAAGAAAGAAAGAAGTGGGGTTTTTTAATAAATAATTATCTTAGTAAAAGAAAATCTCTAAAGGGCTTAGTAATTATAATGGATATAAGACATCCTTTAAAAGAATCTGATTTAATATTAATAAATTGGTGTGAACAAACAAATACGCCTGTACAAATTGTCTTAAATAAATCAGATAAAATCTCTAAAGGTCAATCCTCGTTAGTTAAAACTCAGATACTTAAAGCTCTTGAAGATTTCAAAATAAATACTAATGTCATAGTATTTTCTGCTAAAAAAAAATATGGCCTTAATTTATTACAAGACAAGTTAAATGATTGGCTGGACAATTCAAAATGA
- a CDS encoding c-type cytochrome, with amino-acid sequence MLLRILILIVLSSSVLGEGVASNGKEKVAACVACHGADGNSLVGIWPTLAAQNEKYLLGQLRNIQSGKRVIIEMTGLLDDLNEQDLADISAYFASQNNINGTTSEKYLDLGSKLYYSGSIEKGIPACTACHSPSGKGNALAGYPSLGGQKKEYLDKTLKEYRSGKRSGNEQALIMQSVSSKLNDAEIEALANFIHGLY; translated from the coding sequence ATGTTGTTAAGAATTTTAATACTCATAGTTCTCTCTTCAAGTGTTCTTGGAGAGGGCGTTGCTTCAAATGGAAAAGAAAAGGTAGCAGCTTGTGTTGCTTGTCACGGGGCTGATGGAAATAGTCTAGTAGGAATTTGGCCAACTTTAGCAGCTCAAAATGAGAAATATTTACTAGGTCAATTAAGGAACATCCAATCAGGAAAAAGAGTGATAATAGAAATGACAGGTCTACTAGACGATCTGAACGAACAAGACTTGGCAGATATCTCTGCATATTTTGCTAGTCAAAATAATATAAATGGAACAACAAGCGAAAAGTATCTTGATTTAGGGTCAAAATTATATTATTCAGGTAGTATAGAAAAAGGTATTCCTGCTTGTACTGCTTGTCATTCACCTTCAGGAAAAGGAAACGCCCTTGCAGGGTACCCTTCGTTGGGCGGACAGAAAAAAGAGTATTTGGATAAAACATTAAAAGAATATAGATCTGGAAAAAGATCAGGTAATGAACAAGCCCTGATAATGCAAAGTGTTTCTTCTAAATTAAATGACGCAGAGATCGAAGCTCTAGCAAACTTTATACATGGCTTATACTAA
- a CDS encoding thiol:disulfide interchange protein DsbA/DsbL, which translates to MAYTNNKMISCRFIFFVSLFLLMSCNDNQVKNTSIIQSSLDNKSPYQEGIHYESLDKPFATRDPSKVEIIEFFWFSCGHCYNFERYIKAWKQGLAEDIDFYRSHITWNAQAETQARIMYAARALGVEEEAVAGVFHSIHIENQLMTGQSEVESFFRGLGISTEKYRAINSSFGVNNALSQANKRMRGYDLRSVPAFTVNGKYKVVPTNDLSSTELLKVLDFLIEKEKLYLAKKD; encoded by the coding sequence ATGGCTTATACTAATAATAAGATGATTTCGTGTAGATTTATTTTTTTTGTATCTTTATTTTTGTTGATGTCATGCAATGACAATCAAGTTAAAAATACTTCAATCATTCAATCTAGCCTAGATAATAAGAGTCCTTATCAGGAAGGAATCCATTATGAGTCACTAGATAAACCTTTTGCCACTAGAGATCCTTCCAAGGTAGAAATAATTGAATTTTTTTGGTTTTCATGTGGGCATTGTTATAACTTTGAGAGATATATAAAAGCTTGGAAACAAGGATTGGCAGAAGATATAGATTTTTATAGATCTCATATTACTTGGAATGCTCAAGCAGAGACTCAAGCTAGGATTATGTATGCAGCTAGGGCTTTAGGGGTTGAAGAGGAGGCTGTTGCAGGTGTTTTTCATTCTATACATATAGAAAATCAATTGATGACTGGTCAGTCAGAGGTAGAAAGTTTTTTTAGAGGCTTAGGAATTTCAACAGAAAAATATAGAGCTATTAATTCTTCTTTTGGTGTAAATAATGCTTTAAGCCAAGCCAATAAAAGAATGAGAGGTTATGATCTAAGAAGTGTTCCTGCATTTACAGTAAATGGTAAATATAAAGTTGTCCCTACAAATGATTTAAGTTCGACAGAACTATTGAAAGTTTTAGATTTCTTAATTGAAAAAGAGAAGCTTTATTTAGCAAAAAAAGATTAG
- a CDS encoding CoA ester lyase, with protein sequence MGFPISPIFIPANRLEWVEKVNNSNADGIIFDLEDAIPNDEKDSARNDLFKFLEQHNTEITYIIRINDLKTEAGVKDLDLLRSSSLINPLIMVPKIEGPEDLSKINLTLRFIALIESPLGLRNLKSIADEIKVEAFAFGPADMSKSLGSSMDWSSLLFYRTAIILESSIKNIHPIDGPFMDVSSENGLREECKLSKSLGFKSKIAIHPSQVDIIREIFLPSSQEIREAKDLIKKFYDSGKGVISIDGQMIDKPLVEIMEKKLILAGLDPKKLI encoded by the coding sequence ATGGGCTTTCCAATTTCTCCTATCTTTATACCGGCTAATCGCTTGGAATGGGTAGAAAAGGTAAATAACTCTAATGCAGATGGTATTATCTTTGATTTAGAAGACGCCATTCCTAACGACGAAAAGGATTCAGCAAGAAATGATCTTTTTAAATTTTTAGAACAACATAATACTGAAATCACTTATATCATCCGCATAAATGATTTAAAAACTGAAGCAGGCGTAAAAGATTTAGACCTTCTAAGAAGTTCTTCTCTTATAAACCCTTTAATAATGGTTCCGAAAATAGAAGGGCCGGAAGATTTATCGAAAATTAATTTAACCTTAAGATTTATTGCATTAATAGAATCCCCTCTAGGATTGAGAAACTTAAAAAGTATAGCCGATGAAATTAAGGTAGAAGCATTTGCTTTTGGGCCTGCCGATATGAGTAAATCTTTAGGGAGTTCAATGGACTGGTCTTCGTTGTTATTTTACAGAACAGCAATTATCCTAGAAAGTAGCATTAAAAATATACACCCTATTGATGGTCCTTTCATGGATGTCTCTTCAGAAAATGGTTTAAGGGAAGAATGCAAACTCTCAAAATCATTAGGTTTTAAAAGTAAAATAGCAATTCACCCAAGTCAAGTAGATATCATCAGAGAAATCTTTCTGCCTTCAAGTCAAGAAATAAGAGAAGCCAAAGATCTGATCAAGAAGTTTTATGATTCTGGAAAGGGAGTAATTTCTATAGACGGCCAAATGATTGATAAACCCCTAGTAGAAATTATGGAAAAAAAATTAATATTAGCTGGTTTAGATCCAAAAAAACTTATTTAA
- a CDS encoding MaoC family dehydratase yields MVKKTKEVGPRRYRESFGRYFEEFTVGDIYEHRPGRTITQSDNTWFTLLTMNQHPIHFDEEFGKGSEFGRTLVVSPFTIALMVGMSVSDISQKAVANLGWTDIVLPHPLYVGDTLYAESEVIELRESKSRKDDGIVTVKTLGKNQDDILVASFLRSALIPKTGKAVEDKINY; encoded by the coding sequence ATGGTTAAAAAGACAAAAGAAGTAGGCCCAAGAAGATACAGAGAAAGTTTTGGTAGATATTTTGAAGAGTTTACAGTTGGAGATATTTATGAGCATAGGCCAGGCAGAACTATTACACAGTCAGATAACACTTGGTTTACTCTGCTTACAATGAATCAGCACCCAATTCATTTTGACGAAGAGTTTGGTAAAGGTTCAGAATTTGGCAGAACTCTCGTTGTCAGCCCATTTACAATAGCACTCATGGTAGGTATGAGTGTAAGTGATATTAGTCAAAAAGCAGTAGCAAATTTAGGATGGACAGATATCGTACTTCCTCACCCTCTATATGTTGGAGATACATTGTATGCTGAGTCTGAAGTTATAGAACTTAGAGAATCAAAATCAAGAAAGGATGATGGAATAGTAACAGTTAAAACATTAGGAAAAAATCAAGATGATATTCTTGTTGCGTCATTTCTTAGATCTGCATTAATTCCTAAAACTGGAAAGGCAGTTGAGGATAAAATTAACTACTAA
- a CDS encoding acyl-CoA synthetase: protein MQFASLWESTADQLGDHPALVCGDVVTSWKDYDDRAARLAMLLTEKGLGDDSKVGIYLHNCNEYLEAQYSIFKIKGVPINVNYRYKADELTYLLDNCDAEAVFYQACYSDQIDLIKSNLPKVKVFIQLDDNTNPLLSGSVDYDEVIAGYEPMERIRRSGDNIYMLYTGGTTGMPKGVMYQHGPFINSMCKTLKGMGFDMPEDPKDIGKTIDSLKEAKALPVSLVACPLMHGTGMWLGSYLPLIMGGSVVTTSNLGLDSNLLWKEVERNKATNMTIVGDAFARPLLDELESAKNKGQPYDISSLQLMISSGVMWSSEVKDGLLSHHDMVLMDAFGSTEGGMGSSMSSRDSKPKTAKFSINPGVIIINDKGESVEPGSGERGKLGLSAMVPLGYYKDPIKSAETFKEHNGVRYSFPGDYATVELDGTINLLGRGSNCINTAGEKVYPEEVEEAIKLHPNIYDCLVVGLEDKRFGQKVVALASFSGEQEISEQDLIIHTREHLAGYKLPKDIIFVTEVERAPNGKANYKWAKEEAESTLS from the coding sequence ATGCAATTTGCGTCACTTTGGGAGTCTACAGCAGATCAACTGGGAGATCATCCTGCTTTGGTTTGTGGTGATGTTGTTACAAGCTGGAAAGATTATGACGATAGAGCTGCAAGATTGGCAATGCTCTTGACTGAGAAAGGTCTTGGAGATGATTCAAAGGTAGGTATTTATCTTCATAATTGTAATGAATATTTGGAAGCCCAGTACAGTATTTTTAAAATAAAGGGAGTTCCTATTAATGTAAATTATCGTTATAAGGCCGATGAACTAACTTATTTATTAGATAATTGTGATGCTGAGGCAGTATTTTATCAGGCTTGTTACTCAGACCAGATTGATTTAATAAAATCTAATTTACCCAAAGTTAAGGTTTTTATTCAACTTGATGATAATACAAATCCATTACTAAGCGGCTCTGTGGATTACGATGAAGTGATAGCTGGCTATGAGCCTATGGAAAGGATAAGAAGATCGGGAGATAATATTTATATGTTGTACACCGGAGGCACAACAGGAATGCCTAAAGGTGTTATGTACCAACATGGCCCTTTTATTAATTCTATGTGTAAGACTCTTAAGGGAATGGGTTTTGATATGCCAGAAGATCCTAAAGATATAGGTAAAACCATTGACTCCTTAAAAGAGGCAAAAGCTTTACCGGTAAGCTTAGTTGCCTGTCCATTAATGCATGGGACTGGAATGTGGTTAGGTTCTTATCTTCCGTTGATTATGGGAGGATCAGTTGTCACTACTTCTAATTTAGGTTTAGATTCTAACTTGTTATGGAAAGAAGTTGAGAGAAATAAAGCTACAAACATGACTATTGTAGGTGATGCTTTTGCCAGGCCATTATTAGATGAACTAGAATCCGCTAAGAATAAAGGGCAGCCTTACGATATATCTTCTCTTCAGTTAATGATTTCTAGCGGAGTTATGTGGAGTTCAGAGGTGAAAGATGGACTACTTTCGCATCATGACATGGTCCTGATGGATGCTTTTGGTTCTACAGAAGGAGGCATGGGCAGTTCGATGTCCTCTAGAGATTCAAAACCTAAAACTGCTAAATTTTCTATAAACCCTGGAGTTATTATTATTAATGATAAAGGGGAGTCTGTAGAGCCAGGTTCTGGTGAACGCGGTAAGCTGGGATTAAGTGCAATGGTACCTCTGGGTTACTATAAAGATCCCATTAAATCAGCGGAAACTTTTAAAGAACACAATGGAGTAAGATATAGTTTTCCTGGGGACTACGCCACAGTTGAACTTGATGGAACCATAAATCTTTTGGGGAGAGGAAGTAATTGTATAAATACAGCTGGAGAAAAAGTTTATCCAGAAGAAGTAGAAGAGGCTATAAAACTCCATCCCAATATTTATGATTGTTTGGTAGTGGGACTTGAAGATAAAAGGTTTGGGCAGAAGGTAGTGGCCTTAGCTTCTTTCTCTGGAGAACAAGAGATTTCTGAACAAGATCTCATCATCCACACTAGGGAACATTTAGCAGGATATAAACTTCCAAAAGATATAATCTTTGTAACAGAAGTTGAAAGGGCGCCTAATGGCAAGGCTAACTATAAATGGGCTAAAGAGGAAGCTGAGTCTACTTTAAGCTAA
- a CDS encoding nitroreductase has translation MKVSEAIKSRKTIRSFLDTAVENSLIKSILEKAARAPSGGNLQPWRIFVLNKDSMSRFKVYLNNNSEPDIPAYDIYPKQLKEPYRSSRYKVGEDMYSLLGIKREDKAGRFAQLAENYNFFGAPAAFFCFIDKQMGPPQWSDLGMFLQTFMLLAREEGLDTCPQEAWAVRPKVVTDFVGAAEELMLFCGMAIGYRNNKAKINDLKTEREPINDWAYFID, from the coding sequence ATGAAGGTATCTGAAGCAATTAAATCTAGAAAGACAATTCGCTCTTTCTTGGATACTGCCGTAGAAAATTCTCTTATTAAATCTATTCTAGAAAAGGCGGCTAGAGCTCCTTCAGGAGGAAATCTGCAACCTTGGAGAATCTTTGTCCTTAATAAAGATTCCATGAGTAGATTTAAAGTCTATTTAAATAATAATTCTGAGCCAGATATTCCTGCCTATGATATTTATCCAAAACAGCTAAAAGAGCCATATAGATCTTCAAGATATAAGGTCGGAGAAGATATGTATTCTTTGTTGGGAATAAAAAGAGAAGATAAAGCAGGTAGATTTGCTCAATTAGCAGAGAATTATAATTTTTTTGGCGCACCCGCAGCTTTTTTCTGTTTTATAGATAAACAAATGGGACCTCCGCAATGGTCAGACCTCGGCATGTTTTTACAGACATTTATGCTGTTAGCAAGAGAGGAAGGTTTAGATACATGTCCTCAAGAAGCCTGGGCAGTTAGACCAAAAGTAGTCACTGATTTTGTGGGTGCCGCCGAAGAGTTAATGTTATTTTGCGGCATGGCAATAGGCTATAGAAATAATAAAGCAAAGATAAACGATCTCAAGACTGAAAGAGAGCCCATCAACGATTGGGCATATTTTATAGATTAA